A DNA window from Ralstonia solanacearum K60 contains the following coding sequences:
- a CDS encoding ABC transporter ATP-binding protein: MNQDATDRKRPASLRQAYRRLLDCAGPNARALHRSMIGLGVAAAAQGLALACLFPLLSAVVERRSMPLALAWLAAMTLAAAFATAVRWRSQGFEYNGRLAQTTHTLRVRLGEQLRRMPLETLQDKRAGEMNALLLGSVDEHLNYTIAIANLILLATVTPCVVALAALCVDWRVGLILLFVFPAIVPIYRWRQPGLERGMRTLAEVHQRVSADIVEFTQGLPVLRAACGDSAKANGMDEAFDTLLDVQTATYRQGVKPDLAVASVVELGLQLVVVAAVAWVVMGTLDLSVVAAVMVIVVRFAEPMATLIGYAAVVEMIETALERIEALLSIAPLPQRGPSRVPSRFDVRFDGVSFRYARATDTALDDFSATLPTNGMTALVGPSGSGKSTIARLLLRHADPQRGAITIGGVDLRRIPEPALNAMISVVFQDVYLFDDTVLANVRMARPEATDDEVMAVARAAHCDEFIERLPQGWQTRLGEIGGRLSGGERQRISIARALLKNAPIVVLDEPTAALDVESELAVQRAIDVLVRNRTVIVIAHRLSTIVGADRILVIEGGRLVQQGRHAELVRVEGRYRAMWHAQSGAHPDVVSEAAASASCVPDGNA, encoded by the coding sequence ATGAATCAGGATGCGACCGACCGCAAGCGCCCGGCCTCCTTGCGCCAGGCGTATCGCCGGCTGCTTGACTGCGCGGGGCCCAATGCGCGTGCCTTGCACCGGAGCATGATCGGGCTCGGCGTGGCCGCGGCCGCGCAGGGGCTGGCGTTGGCTTGCCTGTTTCCGCTGCTGTCGGCGGTCGTCGAAAGGCGCTCGATGCCGCTGGCACTGGCCTGGCTGGCCGCGATGACGCTCGCCGCCGCGTTCGCCACCGCCGTGCGCTGGCGCTCGCAGGGCTTCGAATACAACGGCCGGCTGGCGCAGACGACGCACACCCTGCGCGTGCGCCTCGGCGAGCAACTGCGCCGCATGCCGCTCGAAACGCTGCAGGACAAGCGCGCCGGCGAGATGAACGCACTGCTGCTCGGCAGCGTCGACGAGCACCTCAACTACACGATCGCCATCGCCAACCTGATCCTGCTCGCCACCGTGACACCCTGCGTGGTCGCGCTGGCGGCACTGTGCGTCGACTGGCGCGTCGGCCTGATCCTGCTGTTCGTGTTTCCCGCCATCGTGCCGATCTACCGCTGGCGGCAGCCGGGGCTTGAGCGCGGCATGCGTACGCTGGCCGAGGTGCACCAGCGCGTGAGCGCGGACATCGTGGAGTTCACGCAGGGGCTGCCGGTGCTGCGCGCCGCCTGCGGCGACAGCGCAAAGGCGAACGGGATGGACGAGGCGTTCGACACCCTGCTCGACGTGCAGACCGCCACGTATCGCCAAGGCGTAAAGCCCGACCTGGCGGTGGCAAGCGTCGTCGAGCTCGGCCTTCAACTGGTCGTCGTGGCCGCCGTGGCCTGGGTGGTGATGGGCACGCTCGATCTGTCGGTGGTCGCGGCCGTGATGGTGATCGTCGTGCGCTTTGCCGAACCGATGGCGACCTTGATCGGCTACGCGGCGGTTGTCGAGATGATCGAAACCGCGCTGGAGCGCATCGAGGCGTTGCTGTCGATCGCCCCGTTGCCGCAGCGCGGCCCGTCGCGCGTGCCGTCACGCTTCGATGTGCGTTTCGACGGGGTGAGTTTTCGCTACGCGCGCGCCACCGACACCGCGCTCGACGATTTCAGCGCGACGCTGCCGACGAACGGGATGACCGCGCTGGTCGGGCCATCCGGCTCCGGCAAGTCGACGATCGCGCGCCTGCTGCTGCGTCATGCCGATCCGCAGCGCGGCGCGATCACGATCGGCGGCGTCGACCTCCGCCGCATTCCGGAGCCGGCACTGAACGCGATGATCTCGGTCGTGTTCCAGGACGTCTATCTGTTCGACGACACCGTGCTGGCCAATGTCCGGATGGCGCGTCCGGAGGCGACGGACGACGAGGTCATGGCGGTGGCGCGCGCCGCGCACTGCGACGAATTCATCGAGCGCCTGCCGCAGGGGTGGCAGACCCGGCTCGGGGAGATCGGCGGCCGGTTGTCGGGCGGCGAGCGGCAACGCATCTCGATCGCGCGTGCGCTGCTGAAGAACGCGCCGATCGTGGTGCTCGACGAGCCGACCGCCGCGCTCGACGTGGAAAGCGAACTCGCCGTCCAACGCGCGATCGACGTACTGGTGCGCAACCGGACGGTCATCGTCATCGCACACCGGCTCTCGACGATCGTCGGCGCCGACCGGATTCTGGTGATCGAGGGCGGCAGGCTGGTCCAGCAGGGCCGGCATGCAGAGCTGGTCCGGGTTGAAGGCCGCTATCGGGCGATGTGGCATGCGCAATCGGGTGCGCATCCGGATGTCGTCAGCGAAGCGGCCGCATCGGCGTCATGCGTTCCGGATGGCAACGCATGA
- a CDS encoding ABC transporter ATP-binding protein — MPEPSIKDTHAAPRQGAWSIMRPVRGQIRFAMGLASLAALLGLAFLLSLAWIVRSLDARPHAWPAWPVACAFVCLIGSYLARLGAFGQSHRAAFRLEKILRSELTAHLTRVPLGTLQQVGAGALSKVVHDDVKALHIFVADSTPLYARAFVGPACTLAVLLWLDWHFALGAVAVLAIGFGLLRLSMRNAAQMSRLYNTARERVSAAVIEFVQAMPVVRTFDAGYSTFGRYQHALDAYVDVLTRWYRQAGFSARFSFAVLNPLPTLLVLLWLGVALRARGAVEFGAWSAVLLIGTGMAEAMMPMMTLNHMVAKAKLSVARIQQIMALPVLPVPREGRAPADASVAFEHVGFRYAGADTGGAPVLRDVSFRVAPGTKTALVGASGAGKTTAARLIPRFWDADAGRVLVGGIDVRDMTTAMLMSQVAFVFQDTFLFADTIANNIRLGSPDSTMDDVVAAARAAQAHEFILRLPDGYNARAGERGVFLSGGQRQRITIARAILQNRPILVLDEATAFSDPENEAELMRALARLMRGKTVIMIAHRLSTIRDADQILVFDKGAVIERGRHDALLSMQGVYARLWARHERVQRWVLRGDGQASRPRAELEHAQ, encoded by the coding sequence ATGCCTGAACCCTCGATCAAAGACACCCACGCAGCGCCGCGGCAGGGCGCCTGGAGCATCATGCGCCCCGTGCGCGGGCAGATCCGTTTCGCGATGGGCCTCGCCTCGCTTGCGGCGCTGCTCGGTCTCGCCTTCCTGCTGTCGCTCGCGTGGATCGTCCGCAGCCTCGACGCGAGGCCGCACGCGTGGCCCGCCTGGCCGGTGGCATGCGCCTTCGTCTGCCTGATCGGCAGCTATCTGGCGCGGCTCGGCGCATTCGGCCAGTCCCATCGCGCGGCCTTCCGGCTGGAGAAGATCCTGCGCAGCGAGCTGACCGCGCACCTGACGCGCGTGCCGCTCGGGACGCTGCAGCAGGTCGGGGCGGGTGCGCTGTCGAAGGTCGTGCACGACGACGTGAAGGCCCTGCACATCTTCGTCGCCGACAGCACCCCGCTCTACGCGCGCGCGTTCGTCGGGCCGGCGTGCACGCTCGCCGTGCTGCTCTGGCTGGATTGGCACTTCGCGCTCGGGGCGGTGGCGGTGCTGGCCATCGGGTTCGGCCTGCTGCGGCTCTCGATGCGCAATGCCGCGCAGATGAGCCGGCTGTACAACACGGCCCGCGAGCGCGTGAGCGCGGCCGTCATCGAGTTCGTGCAGGCCATGCCCGTCGTGCGCACGTTCGATGCCGGTTATTCGACGTTCGGGCGCTACCAGCATGCGCTCGATGCGTATGTCGACGTGCTGACGCGCTGGTATCGGCAGGCGGGCTTCTCCGCGCGATTTTCGTTCGCGGTGCTTAATCCGCTGCCGACGCTGCTGGTGCTGCTCTGGCTCGGCGTGGCGCTGCGCGCGCGCGGGGCGGTGGAGTTCGGCGCGTGGTCCGCCGTGCTGCTGATCGGCACGGGCATGGCCGAGGCGATGATGCCGATGATGACGCTCAACCATATGGTCGCCAAGGCCAAGCTGAGCGTCGCGCGCATCCAGCAGATCATGGCCTTGCCGGTATTGCCCGTCCCTCGGGAAGGACGCGCGCCGGCCGACGCAAGCGTGGCGTTCGAGCACGTCGGCTTCCGCTATGCCGGCGCCGATACGGGCGGTGCGCCTGTGCTGCGCGACGTGAGCTTCCGCGTGGCGCCGGGCACGAAGACGGCGCTCGTCGGCGCGTCGGGCGCGGGCAAGACGACGGCCGCGCGGCTGATTCCGCGCTTCTGGGACGCCGATGCCGGACGCGTGCTAGTCGGCGGCATCGACGTGCGCGACATGACGACCGCTATGCTGATGTCGCAGGTGGCGTTCGTGTTCCAGGACACCTTCCTCTTTGCCGATACGATCGCAAACAACATTCGTCTCGGCTCGCCGGACAGCACGATGGACGACGTGGTCGCCGCCGCCAGGGCCGCGCAGGCGCACGAATTCATCCTGCGCCTGCCGGACGGATACAACGCGCGCGCCGGCGAGCGGGGCGTGTTCCTGTCGGGCGGGCAGCGGCAGCGCATCACGATCGCGCGCGCGATACTGCAGAACCGCCCGATCCTGGTGCTCGACGAGGCCACCGCCTTCTCCGATCCGGAGAACGAGGCCGAACTGATGCGGGCGCTTGCGCGCCTGATGCGCGGCAAGACCGTCATCATGATCGCGCACCGGCTGTCGACGATCCGCGATGCCGACCAGATCCTCGTGTTCGACAAGGGGGCGGTGATCGAGCGGGGCCGGCACGACGCACTGCTGTCGATGCAAGGTGTCTACGCGCGGCTCTGGGCCCGCCACGAGCGCGTGCAGCGCTGGGTGCTGCGCGGCGATGGGCAGGCGAGCCGGCCCCGGGCCGAACTGGAGCACGCGCAATGA
- a CDS encoding TonB-dependent receptor — translation MRYQGGAWPGGLPRPNAIAVGMAIAFAQLPTAALAGQPDEPAAGGGRSAGGTSNKTEVELPAVTITASKRDQSLASVNGAAAVVQQPALDDAQVANTQDLQRVLPGVEIAGGGSLLFPVISVRGVSSAQDFYNPALTLYVDSVPQLPTFTAQTLLSVDRVELLKGPQGTLYGKSAEGGVLNIVTLPPDDMLRVRLRTGLSSRGGNVEQAEVAGPLVKDLLYGSVSLAQVDAPGDLRNPVSGASHQGGARSLAGNVKLRLAPAGAPWEAGLSAGRDCTKATQDIYVPFDNIASRTANIDPRMPAQYAQPYLRRCGNSYALSGRYDIGQWRLSAVSAWQSVDIERRFPYLQYFVQQPEQWRQNVQELRLATRAPKRRWDAVFGLYRQDVHQSRFSTYDMVIPSVVNLTTTTSGNQSKSLAAYGDVTWHTTDALDLSAGLRASRDQAWTAFAGTTMTSSGAYSTFSGANASAGNRVLGKVSAGYRLDPAWRVYANVSQGYKPGGFNLAPSSPADARGYGPERAISREIGARYDNRSLRGNVALYRIDIHDAQLFSGNALGYQTLSNVGDTRSTGAEFALEWDVARGWTAGLDGFVNHATFRSYTDPYGCTTCVGNDVPFAPRYGLALNLAGKVPTAIGAVRPRIAVRWLGAQYFDTANKLRQGSYALVDASLGWRPRHDIGIALYVQNLTNRDYRTYAFAAPTGNLAMVGLGRTVGMTVSFDY, via the coding sequence ATGCGGTATCAGGGGGGAGCTTGGCCGGGGGGCCTTCCGAGGCCGAACGCTATTGCGGTGGGTATGGCGATAGCGTTTGCTCAGTTGCCGACGGCCGCGTTGGCCGGGCAACCGGATGAACCGGCGGCGGGAGGCGGTCGCTCGGCCGGGGGCACATCGAACAAGACCGAAGTCGAATTGCCCGCCGTGACCATCACCGCAAGCAAGCGCGACCAGTCGCTGGCCTCCGTCAATGGCGCGGCGGCGGTGGTCCAGCAGCCGGCGCTCGACGATGCGCAGGTCGCCAACACCCAGGATCTCCAGCGCGTGCTGCCCGGCGTGGAGATCGCGGGCGGCGGATCGTTGCTGTTCCCTGTGATCAGCGTGCGCGGCGTGTCGTCGGCCCAGGATTTCTACAATCCGGCGCTGACCCTGTACGTCGACAGCGTACCGCAACTGCCGACTTTCACGGCCCAGACGCTCCTGAGCGTCGATCGCGTCGAACTGCTGAAGGGGCCGCAGGGCACGCTGTACGGCAAGAGCGCGGAAGGCGGCGTGCTGAACATCGTCACGCTGCCGCCGGACGACATGCTGCGCGTGCGCTTGCGCACGGGGCTGTCGAGCCGGGGCGGCAATGTCGAGCAAGCGGAAGTGGCGGGGCCATTGGTCAAGGATCTGCTGTACGGCAGTGTGTCGCTCGCGCAGGTCGATGCGCCCGGCGACCTGCGCAACCCCGTCTCCGGCGCGAGCCATCAGGGCGGGGCGCGCTCGCTCGCCGGCAATGTGAAGCTGCGGCTCGCGCCGGCCGGCGCGCCCTGGGAAGCGGGCCTGTCCGCCGGGCGCGACTGTACCAAGGCGACCCAGGACATCTACGTGCCGTTCGACAACATCGCGAGCCGGACGGCGAACATCGATCCCAGGATGCCCGCGCAGTATGCGCAGCCGTATCTGCGGCGCTGTGGAAACAGCTACGCGCTGTCGGGCCGCTACGACATCGGCCAATGGCGCCTGAGCGCGGTCTCAGCGTGGCAGAGCGTCGATATCGAGCGGCGTTTCCCGTACCTCCAGTACTTCGTGCAGCAGCCGGAGCAATGGCGGCAGAACGTCCAGGAATTGCGGCTCGCCACCCGCGCGCCCAAGCGACGCTGGGACGCGGTGTTCGGCCTCTATCGGCAGGACGTGCACCAGTCGCGCTTTTCCACCTATGACATGGTGATCCCGTCGGTGGTCAACCTGACCACGACAACCTCCGGCAACCAGAGTAAATCGCTCGCCGCCTACGGCGACGTCACCTGGCACACGACCGACGCGCTCGATCTGTCGGCCGGGCTGCGGGCGTCACGCGACCAGGCATGGACCGCATTCGCGGGCACCACGATGACGTCCTCGGGTGCGTATTCGACGTTCTCCGGCGCCAACGCTAGCGCCGGCAATCGCGTCCTCGGCAAGGTGTCCGCCGGCTATCGGCTCGATCCGGCATGGCGCGTCTACGCCAACGTCTCGCAAGGCTATAAGCCCGGCGGCTTCAATCTCGCGCCGTCGAGCCCCGCCGACGCACGGGGCTACGGCCCCGAGCGCGCCATCAGCCGCGAGATCGGCGCACGCTACGACAACCGGTCGTTGCGCGGCAACGTGGCGCTCTACCGGATCGACATCCACGACGCCCAGCTCTTCAGCGGCAACGCACTCGGCTACCAGACGCTGAGCAACGTCGGCGATACCCGCTCGACCGGCGCCGAGTTCGCCCTCGAATGGGATGTCGCGCGGGGCTGGACGGCCGGGCTCGACGGTTTCGTCAACCATGCGACGTTCCGCAGCTACACCGATCCGTACGGCTGCACCACCTGCGTCGGGAACGACGTACCGTTTGCGCCGCGCTACGGTCTGGCGCTGAACCTCGCCGGCAAAGTGCCGACGGCCATCGGCGCGGTGCGGCCGCGTATCGCGGTGCGCTGGCTCGGCGCGCAGTACTTCGATACCGCCAACAAGCTGCGCCAGGGCAGCTACGCGCTCGTCGATGCATCGCTCGGATGGCGGCCGCGACACGACATCGGGATCGCGCTCTACGTACAGAACCTGACGAACCGCGACTACCGCACGTATGCCTTCGCCGCCCCGACAGGCAACCTCGCCATGGTCGGCCTCGGGCGCACGGTCGGCATGACGGTCTCGTTCGACTATTGA
- a CDS encoding helix-turn-helix transcriptional regulator — protein MSAPSPALTQAEMPISTLLTNPSSHQESGPGYRLLHITLQDGIDVLVWRGEQRQPVSMNIRDDWGRVHFCCALQGHSRFAFDDGRRETEHVLPAGTGCISYTPDCRGQSTHAGRIESVTVSIRPDRLCELAPDIDTVLRSRLDSARCCEPCRCDAEMLATAQALSLAMRKPPQPTHDRAERPALWLLGQSLALASLMIEAHRNVIAPPAPLLKADHPKLLRARDLLLADLTQAPTIAMLAKETGLSAQKLKRGFRQLFQHSVYGLFQQERMHEARRRLSAADTPVMTVAADMGYANASHFTAAFQKQFGVTPSALKQRR, from the coding sequence ATGTCCGCGCCCAGCCCAGCGCTCACGCAAGCCGAGATGCCGATCTCGACCCTGCTAACGAACCCGTCATCCCACCAGGAATCGGGCCCCGGCTACCGGCTGCTTCACATCACGCTGCAGGACGGCATCGACGTGCTCGTCTGGCGGGGCGAGCAGCGGCAGCCCGTTTCGATGAACATCCGCGACGACTGGGGACGCGTCCACTTCTGCTGCGCGCTGCAGGGGCATTCGCGTTTTGCGTTCGACGATGGCCGGCGGGAAACCGAGCACGTGCTGCCCGCCGGCACGGGTTGCATCAGCTACACGCCGGATTGCCGGGGGCAGTCGACGCACGCGGGCCGGATCGAAAGCGTGACCGTGTCGATCCGGCCGGACCGCCTGTGCGAACTGGCGCCCGACATCGACACCGTGCTGCGCAGCCGGCTCGATTCGGCGCGCTGCTGCGAGCCCTGTCGCTGCGACGCGGAGATGCTCGCGACCGCGCAGGCGTTGAGCCTCGCGATGCGCAAGCCGCCTCAGCCCACGCACGACCGCGCGGAGCGTCCGGCGCTGTGGCTGCTCGGGCAGAGCCTCGCGCTCGCGAGCCTGATGATCGAAGCCCATCGAAACGTGATCGCACCGCCCGCGCCGCTGCTCAAGGCGGACCACCCCAAGCTGCTGCGCGCGCGGGATCTGCTGCTCGCAGACCTGACCCAGGCCCCGACGATTGCCATGCTCGCGAAGGAAACGGGGCTCAGCGCGCAGAAGCTCAAGCGCGGCTTCCGGCAGTTGTTCCAGCACAGCGTCTACGGGCTCTTTCAGCAGGAGCGGATGCACGAGGCACGGCGCCGGCTGTCGGCCGCCGACACGCCGGTGATGACGGTCGCGGCGGACATGGGCTACGCCAATGCGAGCCATTTCACGGCGGCGTTCCAGAAGCAGTTCGGCGTGACGCCTTCCGCGCTCAAGCAGCGCCGCTGA